The Sphaerospermopsis torques-reginae ITEP-024 genome has a window encoding:
- a CDS encoding PP2C family serine/threonine-protein phosphatase: protein MNTPKQIPQWRIVAASVCGTSHIKNQQLCQDAHHWQILPNNVLVTAAADGAGSAILGKVGAMIAVETAIEHISNCEITHSTFTEDTLLRNLLTDAMLAAKKAVEDEAVACKHQSSDLATTLIIAIATPKVAAVAQIGDGLAVAKDSTGNLQALTIPNRGEYINETTFLTSPDALTTTQIKILRQHIVNIGVLTDGLQMLALNMLVGEPHKPFFFPLFDFVANAEDKVVAKEQLVKFLCSERITNRTDDDLTLIIAALSNS from the coding sequence ATGAACACACCAAAACAGATTCCTCAATGGCGGATAGTAGCCGCTTCGGTATGTGGGACTAGCCACATTAAAAACCAGCAGTTATGTCAGGATGCTCACCATTGGCAGATATTGCCAAATAATGTCTTAGTGACAGCAGCAGCAGATGGGGCTGGTTCAGCAATTTTGGGAAAAGTGGGAGCGATGATTGCTGTAGAAACAGCAATAGAACATATCTCAAATTGCGAAATTACTCACAGCACCTTTACTGAGGATACTCTTTTGCGTAATTTGTTAACTGATGCCATGTTAGCTGCTAAAAAAGCAGTAGAAGATGAGGCAGTGGCCTGCAAACATCAGTCATCAGATTTAGCAACTACCTTAATTATTGCGATCGCCACACCAAAAGTTGCAGCAGTAGCCCAAATCGGTGATGGTTTAGCTGTAGCCAAGGATAGTACAGGTAACTTACAGGCGCTGACAATCCCTAACAGGGGTGAATACATTAACGAAACCACATTTTTGACTTCACCTGATGCCTTAACTACAACCCAGATAAAAATTTTGCGTCAGCACATAGTTAATATCGGCGTTCTCACTGATGGACTACAAATGCTGGCTTTGAATATGCTTGTTGGTGAACCCCACAAACCATTCTTTTTTCCTTTGTTTGACTTTGTAGCCAATGCTGAAGATAAGGTTGTTGCCAAAGAGCAACTAGTTAAATTTTTATGTTCTGAAAGAATTACTAATCGCACAGATGATGATTTGACTCTGATCATCGCAGCACTAAGCAATTCATAA
- a CDS encoding HetP family heterocyst commitment protein — protein sequence MNQDISGNSGLPDKKINPEQFDQVIEAILAGKYSWACVLMLRFVGYNPLHYIPYRTYNRLLKENSRNSRSNPQQNENLKIAPSPTEKRSESHLTPSSLSKKIKDLAYLEVGGKQKAEVRNSHREKKPA from the coding sequence ATGAATCAAGACATTTCTGGAAATAGTGGACTCCCTGACAAAAAAATCAATCCCGAACAGTTTGACCAAGTAATAGAAGCAATTCTCGCTGGTAAGTATTCTTGGGCTTGTGTGTTAATGTTGCGGTTTGTTGGTTACAATCCTTTGCATTACATTCCTTACCGTACTTATAACCGACTACTCAAAGAAAACTCTCGCAATAGTCGCTCAAACCCTCAACAGAATGAAAATTTGAAAATTGCTCCATCACCAACAGAGAAAAGGTCAGAGAGTCATTTAACACCTAGCAGCTTGAGCAAAAAAATTAAAGATTTAGCTTATTTAGAAGTTGGGGGTAAGCAAAAAGCAGAAGTCCGTAATAGCCACAGGGAGAAGAAACCGGCATAA
- a CDS encoding vWA domain-containing protein has translation MLDTLKLDEIVEFAENPEPRCPCVLLLDTSGSMQGERIEALNQGLLSFKDELVKNSLAARRVEVAIVTFDSHVNIVQDFVTADQFNPPILTAQGLTTMGAGINKSLEIIQERKSQYRANGIAYYRPWVFMITDGEPQGELDDVIEQAVQRLQGDEANKRVAFFTVGVENANMNRLSQIAVRTPLKLKGLNFIEMFVWLSASMSAVSHSKVDEQVALPPIGWGSV, from the coding sequence ATGCTGGATACATTAAAACTAGATGAAATTGTAGAATTTGCAGAAAACCCAGAACCACGTTGTCCGTGCGTGCTATTGCTAGACACATCTGGATCTATGCAAGGAGAAAGGATTGAGGCTTTAAATCAAGGTCTACTGAGTTTTAAGGATGAGCTAGTAAAAAATTCATTAGCAGCTAGAAGGGTAGAAGTAGCAATTGTTACTTTTGATAGTCATGTTAATATCGTGCAGGACTTTGTAACCGCAGATCAATTCAACCCACCTATTCTAACAGCCCAAGGACTAACGACAATGGGGGCGGGAATTAATAAATCGTTAGAAATAATTCAAGAACGCAAATCTCAGTATCGTGCCAATGGCATTGCTTACTACCGTCCTTGGGTATTTATGATTACAGATGGTGAGCCACAAGGTGAGCTAGATGATGTTATAGAACAAGCAGTACAGAGGCTGCAAGGAGATGAAGCGAATAAACGAGTTGCCTTTTTTACTGTAGGAGTAGAAAATGCTAACATGAACCGTTTGAGTCAAATAGCTGTGCGTACTCCCTTGAAGCTTAAAGGCTTAAACTTTATTGAAATGTTTGTTTGGCTGTCAGCAAGTATGTCAGCGGTTTCCCATTCCAAAGTAGACGAGCAAGTAGCACTACCACCAATCGGTTGGGGGTCTGTTTAA
- a CDS encoding serine/threonine protein kinase — protein MVWQKGYKLQGGRYVIEKVLGEGGFGITYQAQHTLLKQWVVIKTPNESLKNDSEYPNYVKRFIQEGRKLARLSQQPHPNIVRVTELFEEGKTYCLVMDFVPGESLFNLVQKQGALPEIKAVEYIKQIGESLIFVHQQGLVHRDAHPGNIMVQKNGKAVLIDFGIAGEIMPQDGYFTSHHPANIAFAPYEQMGGNRQVTIDVYTLAASLYYAVTGKRPESSLDRKLYNKPLISPNKFVVSISDELNLAILKGMNLEPEYRPQSMREWLNLLPDFSNKSPNNARVVINNHVSTIKIEQETKPEKNYRTHPIPKRYQKPVQNELERMSKFPWLELGYIAFYYSVIGFFTASSALGWALGWAWGWALGAVWVWAWARTGVWGLVVAWVWTFAGAGSFAFAVFLGVTTSTIGFIIFTVMLFVVYGFASKKLKTSFRKLHHFIILAAISSLGLFLGWLSYQFYPIFANR, from the coding sequence ATGGTTTGGCAAAAGGGGTATAAATTACAGGGTGGAAGATACGTGATAGAAAAAGTCCTGGGAGAAGGTGGTTTCGGGATTACATATCAAGCACAACATACACTTTTAAAACAGTGGGTAGTAATTAAAACCCCCAATGAAAGCCTAAAAAATGATTCTGAATACCCCAATTATGTGAAAAGATTTATTCAAGAAGGACGGAAATTAGCAAGACTTTCTCAACAACCACACCCGAATATTGTCCGTGTAACTGAATTATTTGAAGAAGGTAAAACATATTGTTTAGTCATGGACTTTGTACCCGGTGAAAGTTTATTTAATTTAGTCCAAAAACAGGGAGCATTACCAGAAATAAAAGCAGTAGAATATATCAAACAAATTGGAGAGTCTTTAATTTTTGTTCATCAACAGGGTTTAGTACATCGGGATGCACACCCTGGTAATATTATGGTACAAAAAAATGGCAAAGCTGTATTAATTGACTTTGGAATTGCTGGGGAAATAATGCCCCAAGATGGATATTTTACTTCTCATCATCCTGCTAATATTGCTTTTGCACCTTATGAACAAATGGGAGGTAATAGACAAGTAACCATAGATGTTTATACTCTTGCTGCTTCTTTATATTATGCCGTTACAGGTAAACGTCCTGAAAGTTCGCTAGATAGAAAATTATATAATAAACCGTTAATTTCTCCTAATAAATTTGTTGTTAGTATTAGTGATGAGTTGAATTTGGCAATACTTAAAGGTATGAATTTAGAGCCGGAATATCGTCCGCAGTCTATGAGAGAATGGTTAAATTTACTTCCTGATTTTAGTAATAAATCTCCAAATAATGCCAGAGTAGTTATTAATAATCATGTTTCTACAATAAAAATTGAACAAGAAACTAAACCAGAGAAAAATTATCGTACTCATCCTATTCCCAAAAGATATCAAAAGCCAGTTCAAAATGAATTAGAGAGGATGAGTAAATTTCCTTGGCTGGAACTAGGATATATTGCTTTCTATTATTCAGTCATAGGCTTTTTTACAGCATCTTCGGCTTTGGGTTGGGCTTTGGGTTGGGCTTGGGGTTGGGCTTTGGGTGCGGTTTGGGTTTGGGCTTGGGCTAGGACTGGGGTTTGGGGTTTAGTTGTGGCTTGGGTTTGGACTTTTGCTGGGGCTGGGTCTTTTGCTTTTGCTGTATTTCTTGGTGTTACTACTTCTACTATTGGGTTTATTATTTTTACTGTTATGTTATTCGTAGTTTATGGTTTTGCATCTAAAAAGCTAAAGACATCTTTCCGCAAATTGCATCATTTTATAATTTTGGCGGCTATATCTTCATTAGGATTATTTTTAGGCTGGTTAAGCTATCAATTTTACCCAATATTTGCAAATCGCTAA
- a CDS encoding response regulator has translation MNNTGTFTKLSPERLLRQLSNSSDTTCLQVLNNSVLWSIYLDQGKIIYATNSVEPFDRLERHIRRLSQQNPLLTNDIRVQLRMTFEPDWQTQFHEIGNNYHHQPPEYQAIYWLVNEKHLLSHQAVLLIQELVKEVIESFLLIREGTFELTATVNSLPKICKLDVDSIMERCKNRLQNLQSFAPQISSPYQRPYLLINSKFYDKQLPELQQNITTWMKGFSLRHLAVIMNLDEVELARTLYPHILQGSIILHEPDPPFDKLPKILEDFSFAPKYSTLRINGKSFQVEASPYIIPDTISPDTISGAGSLVQVSALPKEKLGLSTISNNIPTDGENVTAATITAKKPYKIISVDDSPTILKEISRCLQDENVAVVTINDPIKAVMSIIRHKPDLILLDLNMAGIDGYELCRIIRNNSMFKEIPIIFVTGSKGIVDKVKARMVGASGYLTKPFTRAELLKMIFMHLA, from the coding sequence ATGAATAATACTGGCACATTTACGAAACTATCTCCTGAACGTTTATTAAGACAGTTAAGCAATTCTTCTGACACTACTTGTTTACAAGTTTTAAACAATTCAGTGTTATGGTCAATCTACTTAGATCAGGGCAAAATTATCTATGCCACTAATTCAGTAGAACCCTTTGATAGACTGGAACGGCATATACGTCGTCTAAGTCAGCAAAATCCTCTACTGACTAATGATATTCGTGTGCAATTACGCATGACGTTTGAACCTGATTGGCAAACTCAGTTCCATGAAATTGGTAATAATTATCACCACCAACCGCCAGAATATCAAGCTATTTATTGGTTGGTGAATGAAAAACATTTGCTCTCTCACCAAGCTGTATTACTGATTCAAGAGTTAGTAAAAGAGGTAATCGAATCATTTTTGCTGATTAGAGAAGGCACGTTTGAATTAACAGCAACAGTTAATAGCCTACCGAAAATTTGCAAACTTGATGTTGATAGTATTATGGAACGCTGCAAAAATCGGTTGCAAAATTTGCAGTCTTTCGCTCCTCAAATCTCTTCTCCCTATCAGCGTCCATACCTGTTGATTAACAGTAAATTTTATGACAAACAATTACCAGAATTACAGCAAAATATCACTACCTGGATGAAGGGTTTTAGCCTACGTCATTTGGCAGTAATTATGAATCTCGATGAAGTGGAACTGGCTCGAACTTTATACCCGCATATCCTTCAGGGTTCGATTATTTTACATGAACCAGACCCTCCATTTGATAAATTGCCTAAAATCTTGGAAGATTTTTCATTCGCTCCTAAATACAGCACACTCAGAATTAATGGAAAATCATTTCAGGTAGAAGCATCACCATATATTATTCCTGATACTATTTCACCTGATACTATTTCAGGAGCAGGATCTTTAGTTCAAGTTTCTGCTCTACCAAAAGAAAAACTTGGACTATCAACCATATCCAATAACATACCAACTGATGGGGAAAATGTAACCGCTGCTACCATAACCGCTAAAAAGCCTTACAAAATTATTTCTGTAGATGATAGTCCCACCATTCTCAAAGAAATCAGCCGTTGTTTGCAAGACGAAAATGTTGCTGTAGTGACAATTAACGATCCCATTAAAGCAGTGATGTCTATTATTAGACATAAACCTGATTTGATTTTATTGGATCTGAATATGGCGGGAATTGACGGTTATGAGTTATGCCGAATTATTCGCAATAATTCCATGTTTAAGGAAATTCCCATTATTTTTGTGACCGGTAGTAAGGGAATTGTTGATAAGGTGAAAGCAAGAATGGTAGGAGCTTCTGGTTATTTAACTAAACCTTTTACTCGTGCTGAGTTGTTAAAAATGATTTTTATGCACTTGGCGTAA
- a CDS encoding DUF29 family protein: MTQELIDLRSCILEQRYTDALAIVDELEGMSKKAIIQQIKSFLNILLIHLIKNQIEQRLTNSWAASIRNAVVGIQDINLKENKKSYYINVDEWEDLILEEVIEKAIADASDEVLNGAYNQFQLEEMIDKTELIAKCCQFLSLTYEYSAKSLPKVIAEVLIELPGGESWFYRK, translated from the coding sequence ATGACACAGGAATTAATAGACCTCAGAAGTTGTATCTTAGAACAACGTTATACCGATGCTTTAGCTATTGTGGATGAGTTGGAGGGGATGAGTAAAAAAGCAATTATACAACAAATAAAGTCTTTTTTAAATATTTTACTAATACATCTAATTAAAAATCAAATTGAACAACGGCTAACTAATTCTTGGGCAGCTTCTATTAGAAATGCAGTGGTAGGAATTCAAGATATCAACTTGAAGGAAAATAAAAAATCATATTATATTAATGTTGATGAGTGGGAAGATTTAATTTTAGAGGAAGTTATAGAAAAAGCTATTGCTGATGCTAGTGATGAGGTTTTAAATGGTGCATATAATCAATTTCAATTAGAGGAAATGATTGATAAAACGGAGTTGATAGCAAAATGTTGTCAATTTTTAAGTTTGACTTATGAATATTCTGCAAAAAGTTTACCGAAAGTTATAGCGGAAGTTTTAATAGAGTTACCAGGTGGGGAGAGTTGGTTTTATCGTAAGTAG
- a CDS encoding Uma2 family endonuclease gives MVTLAPTHSDTHTNSIILNNISWNTFERILLETGDTRNNRFTYNQGILEIMTPLMPHEHNKRLLEKIIDTLVEELNLNVKSTGSLTCKREDLARGVEPDSSFYIQNEPIMRNKKTLDLTQDPPPDLVIEVDYASSSIDKLPIYLALGVPEVWRYDEPVMQIYSLSDGKYIPCNGSPTFANLPLNTEIPKFLAASLEVGEVTMIRNFRSWIKTQVENIK, from the coding sequence ATGGTAACTCTAGCACCTACTCACAGCGACACTCACACCAATAGCATCATCCTCAATAATATTTCTTGGAATACTTTTGAAAGGATTTTATTAGAAACAGGTGATACTCGCAATAACAGGTTTACTTATAATCAGGGAATCTTAGAAATTATGACTCCATTAATGCCCCATGAACATAATAAACGCTTACTAGAAAAGATCATTGATACTTTAGTTGAAGAATTAAATCTCAACGTTAAAAGCACTGGTTCATTAACTTGTAAACGGGAAGATTTAGCTAGAGGTGTAGAACCTGATTCTAGTTTCTATATTCAAAACGAACCAATTATGAGAAATAAAAAAACTTTAGATTTAACTCAAGATCCCCCACCAGATTTAGTGATAGAAGTTGATTATGCTAGTTCTTCTATTGATAAATTACCGATTTATTTAGCTTTAGGTGTTCCTGAAGTGTGGCGTTATGATGAACCTGTAATGCAAATTTATAGTTTATCTGATGGTAAATATATTCCTTGTAATGGTTCACCTACTTTTGCTAATTTACCTTTAAATACAGAAATTCCTAAATTTTTAGCTGCTAGTTTAGAAGTGGGTGAAGTGACAATGATTAGGAATTTTAGAAGTTGGATAAAAACACAAGTAGAAAATATTAAATAA
- a CDS encoding Uma2 family endonuclease — MYQTDPPLAAKETLPTMYDLPSEDPEEKGLPDQFHLLQPQLLADTFLPPNYKQEEIFTGSDINLYFDSRHTLWYKRPDWFAVVGVPYLYEKRDLRLSYVVWQESVNPYIVIELLSPGTEKEDLGQMLRDVEKPPGKWEVYEKILRIPYYAIFDRYQSEFRMFELRGDRYIETLRSTPSDANSRFWIPGLELGLGIWEGSYKNVQMPWLRWYDQNGNWVLTPAEQEREKAEQEKQRADQERQRADHEKQRAEQEKQKKEKLIAQLRALGVEPEID, encoded by the coding sequence ATGTATCAAACAGATCCGCCTTTAGCGGCAAAAGAAACATTACCGACAATGTATGATCTGCCTAGCGAAGATCCAGAGGAGAAAGGTTTGCCGGATCAATTTCATTTATTGCAACCACAATTATTAGCAGATACATTTCTTCCTCCTAATTATAAACAAGAGGAAATATTTACAGGAAGTGACATAAATCTGTATTTTGATTCTCGTCATACATTGTGGTATAAACGCCCCGATTGGTTTGCAGTTGTGGGTGTTCCCTATTTGTATGAAAAAAGAGATTTGCGGTTAAGTTATGTAGTTTGGCAAGAATCTGTTAATCCTTATATTGTGATCGAGTTATTATCACCGGGAACAGAAAAAGAAGATTTAGGTCAAATGTTGCGAGATGTGGAAAAACCACCTGGTAAATGGGAAGTTTACGAAAAGATTTTAAGAATACCTTATTATGCAATTTTTGATCGTTATCAATCAGAATTTAGGATGTTTGAATTAAGGGGCGATCGCTATATTGAAACTTTGCGATCTACACCTTCAGACGCTAATTCTCGTTTTTGGATTCCTGGGTTAGAATTAGGTTTAGGAATTTGGGAAGGTAGCTATAAAAATGTGCAAATGCCTTGGTTACGATGGTATGATCAAAATGGTAATTGGGTGTTAACTCCCGCAGAACAGGAAAGAGAAAAAGCGGAACAGGAAAAACAACGTGCAGATCAGGAAAGACAGCGTGCAGATCATGAAAAACAACGTGCGGAACAGGAAAAGCAGAAAAAAGAAAAATTAATTGCCCAACTGCGTGCTTTAGGTGTTGAACCTGAGATAGATTAA
- a CDS encoding ABC transporter ATP-binding protein produces MAQVVLENVYKSFPPRKGESVTTQQSSPEKEGADNSINVLRRINLTIADGEFMVLVGPSGCGKSTLLRLIAGLEVMTGGNIWVADRLVNDLPPKARDIAMVFQNYALYPHMSVYDNIAFGLRRRLGNGETISTPDFRTWGENLLVGVTKKLPKGLRYLSPKERNIEQQVLNVAQLLQIENLLNRLPKQLSGGQRQRVALGRAIARNPQVFLMDEPLSNLDAKLRAETRAQIVKLQRQLGTTTIYVTHDQTEAMTMGDRIAIMSGGQIQQVAPPLELYNYPANRFVAEFIGSPPMNFIPVEFHAPLLITHANFRFTLPDVWGKALQKYDGQTVILGIRPEHLMLSVPATKNLPVKVDLVENLGNDSFLAVRIYDPDLPNTDGQTLQVRVPPDRFISFGEQLWLSLVSEKLHFFDPETDLAIFPNNR; encoded by the coding sequence GTGGCACAAGTTGTATTAGAAAACGTTTATAAAAGTTTCCCTCCCCGGAAGGGGGAAAGTGTGACGACACAACAGTCATCACCAGAAAAAGAAGGTGCAGATAATAGTATTAATGTCCTGCGACGCATTAATTTAACCATCGCTGATGGTGAGTTTATGGTGCTGGTGGGACCTTCTGGTTGTGGTAAAAGTACCTTGCTGCGGTTAATAGCAGGGTTAGAGGTGATGACTGGGGGTAATATTTGGGTGGCCGATCGCTTAGTTAATGATTTACCCCCGAAAGCGCGAGACATTGCAATGGTGTTTCAAAATTACGCCCTCTATCCCCACATGAGTGTTTATGACAACATCGCTTTTGGGTTACGTCGTCGTTTGGGAAATGGTGAAACAATTTCTACCCCTGATTTTCGTACATGGGGAGAAAATTTATTGGTGGGAGTGACTAAAAAACTACCTAAAGGACTGCGTTATCTTTCTCCAAAAGAAAGAAATATAGAACAACAAGTTTTAAATGTTGCCCAATTATTACAAATTGAAAATTTATTAAATCGCCTACCTAAACAGTTATCTGGAGGACAAAGACAAAGGGTAGCATTAGGAAGAGCGATCGCTCGGAATCCTCAAGTATTTTTAATGGATGAACCATTATCTAACTTAGATGCTAAATTACGGGCAGAAACTCGCGCCCAAATTGTTAAATTACAGCGTCAGTTGGGAACAACAACGATTTATGTAACCCATGATCAAACTGAAGCTATGACAATGGGCGATCGCATTGCCATCATGTCTGGTGGACAAATTCAACAAGTTGCCCCTCCTTTAGAACTATATAATTATCCTGCTAACCGCTTTGTAGCTGAATTTATTGGTTCACCACCAATGAATTTTATTCCGGTAGAATTTCATGCACCTTTATTAATTACCCATGCTAATTTTCGCTTTACCCTCCCAGATGTATGGGGAAAAGCATTACAAAAATACGATGGACAAACTGTAATTTTAGGTATTCGTCCAGAACACTTAATGTTAAGTGTACCAGCTACCAAAAATTTACCAGTTAAAGTAGATTTAGTAGAGAATTTAGGAAACGATAGTTTTCTTGCTGTAAGAATATATGACCCTGATTTACCAAATACAGATGGTCAAACTTTACAAGTACGAGTTCCTCCAGATAGATTTATCAGTTTTGGTGAGCAACTTTGGTTATCATTAGTTTCTGAAAAACTCCACTTTTTTGATCCAGAAACCGATTTAGCCATATTTCCCAACAACAGGTAA
- a CDS encoding flavoredoxin — protein sequence MEKIPDEALVVRGGRNRPEDIQMGIGTHPSGITGISVQCEVGLSIEELVKFIPHGQIGVTTVGDVRNAGGDVIRTSGRGYHATLTGLTPEQISNLLTPTIPKPKP from the coding sequence GTGGAAAAAATACCAGATGAAGCCTTAGTAGTACGAGGAGGCCGCAACCGTCCAGAAGATATCCAAATGGGAATAGGTACTCATCCCAGTGGAATAACTGGAATTTCCGTACAATGTGAGGTAGGATTATCAATAGAGGAATTAGTAAAATTTATCCCTCATGGGCAAATAGGTGTTACAACAGTAGGAGATGTTCGCAACGCAGGTGGTGATGTAATCAGAACTTCTGGAAGAGGTTATCACGCAACATTAACTGGTTTAACTCCAGAACAAATTAGTAATCTGCTCACACCTACAATTCCTAAACCAAAGCCATAA
- a CDS encoding GH116 family glycosyl hydrolase, protein MNTPKIPPYTWKRPVGLGWEKPYTVRYPSNLDDGPFHGMPLGGFGAGCIGRSSRGDFNLWHIDGGEHTFKNVPACQFSIFTSGQTYALSTQPPEDNTLQTWQFYPTSTTTQTTGTYHALYPRSWFVYENVFPVQLTCEQFSPIWANNYQETSYPVAVFLWKAHNPTNQPITVSIMLTWENMTGWFTNAAKSPEVKIRDDGSPVYEYQPKWGESKNNYNWLAEDDKYLGCVLGRVTNNETPQEGDGTWCIATVKNSKVELFYHSRFNTVGNGEEVWQTFSKDGSLTNYLDETPADENTRLGAAVAVRFTLQPGETLEVPFVLSWDFPVTEFAEGVNYYRRYTDFFGCSGDNAWQIATHALKEYHDWRSQIQTWQQPILDREDLPDWLKMSLFNELYDLTSGGTLWSAATEKDPIGQFAVLECLDYRWYESLDVRLYGSFGLLMLFPELEKAVIRAFARAIPQSDDRTRIIGYYLTINAESPQAIRKVAGATPHDLGAPNEWVWEKTNYTAYQDCNLWKDLGCDFVLQVYRDFLFTGGDDIEFLAECWDAIVQTLDYVKKFDLDGDGIPENSGAPDQTFDDWRLNGVSAYCGGLWLAALESAIAICDILKDHKNTISQKSIYQTWLNQSKPIYQEKLWNGKYYRLDSESGSNVVMADQLCGQFYARLLNLPDIVPTDNALSSLTTIYNACFLKFQNGKFGAANGVLPDGSPENPNATHPLEVWTGINFGLAAFLLQMGMKNEGLRITEAVVKQVYENGLQFRTPEAITAAGTFRASTYLRPMAIWAVYLCFK, encoded by the coding sequence ATGAACACCCCAAAAATACCCCCCTACACCTGGAAACGCCCCGTCGGTTTAGGATGGGAAAAACCCTACACCGTCCGCTATCCTAGCAACCTCGACGATGGACCATTTCACGGAATGCCATTAGGTGGTTTTGGTGCAGGTTGTATCGGCCGTTCCTCTCGCGGAGATTTCAATTTATGGCACATTGACGGTGGAGAACATACATTTAAAAATGTCCCCGCTTGTCAATTTAGCATCTTTACATCAGGCCAAACCTACGCATTATCCACCCAACCCCCAGAAGATAACACATTACAAACTTGGCAATTTTACCCAACATCAACCACAACCCAAACAACAGGAACTTATCATGCACTTTATCCCCGCAGTTGGTTTGTATATGAAAACGTTTTTCCAGTACAATTAACCTGTGAACAATTTTCACCAATTTGGGCTAATAATTATCAAGAAACCAGTTATCCAGTAGCGGTTTTTTTATGGAAAGCACACAACCCAACTAACCAACCAATTACTGTTAGCATTATGCTAACTTGGGAAAATATGACCGGTTGGTTTACCAATGCTGCAAAATCTCCCGAAGTGAAAATTAGAGACGATGGTAGTCCCGTTTATGAATATCAACCAAAATGGGGAGAAAGTAAAAACAACTATAATTGGTTAGCAGAAGATGATAAATATTTAGGTTGTGTTTTAGGTCGAGTTACTAATAACGAAACTCCCCAAGAAGGTGATGGAACTTGGTGTATTGCTACCGTAAAAAACTCCAAAGTTGAATTATTTTATCATTCCCGTTTTAACACTGTCGGTAATGGTGAGGAAGTTTGGCAGACTTTTAGTAAAGATGGTTCTTTAACTAATTATTTAGATGAAACTCCCGCAGATGAAAACACTCGTTTAGGTGCTGCTGTTGCGGTGCGTTTCACTTTGCAACCAGGGGAAACTTTAGAAGTTCCTTTTGTGTTAAGTTGGGATTTTCCAGTTACAGAGTTTGCAGAAGGTGTAAACTATTATCGCAGATATACAGACTTCTTTGGTTGTAGTGGTGATAACGCTTGGCAAATTGCCACCCATGCACTGAAAGAATATCATGACTGGCGATCGCAAATCCAAACCTGGCAACAACCAATTTTAGACCGAGAAGACTTACCCGACTGGTTGAAAATGTCCCTATTTAACGAACTCTACGACTTAACCAGTGGGGGTACTCTCTGGAGTGCAGCAACGGAAAAAGACCCCATCGGCCAATTTGCGGTGTTAGAATGTTTAGATTACCGTTGGTATGAAAGTTTAGACGTGCGGTTATACGGTTCTTTCGGGTTATTAATGTTATTCCCCGAACTAGAAAAAGCCGTAATACGTGCCTTTGCTAGAGCAATTCCCCAAAGTGATGATAGAACTAGAATTATCGGTTATTATCTCACTATCAACGCTGAAAGTCCCCAAGCTATACGTAAGGTAGCAGGTGCTACACCTCACGACTTAGGCGCACCCAATGAGTGGGTATGGGAAAAAACTAATTATACTGCTTATCAAGATTGCAATTTGTGGAAAGATTTGGGTTGTGATTTTGTATTGCAAGTATACCGCGATTTTTTGTTTACAGGTGGGGATGATATTGAGTTTTTAGCAGAATGTTGGGATGCAATTGTGCAAACTCTCGATTATGTGAAAAAATTTGATTTAGATGGAGATGGTATACCAGAAAATTCTGGCGCTCCTGATCAAACTTTTGATGATTGGCGGTTAAATGGTGTTAGTGCTTATTGTGGTGGTTTGTGGTTAGCAGCTTTGGAAAGTGCGATCGCCATTTGTGATATTCTCAAAGATCATAAAAACACAATTTCGCAAAAATCAATCTATCAAACTTGGTTAAATCAATCAAAACCAATTTATCAAGAAAAGCTTTGGAATGGTAAATATTACCGTTTGGATAGTGAAAGTGGTTCTAATGTGGTGATGGCTGATCAGTTATGTGGGCAATTCTACGCTCGTTTACTCAATTTACCAGATATTGTACCCACTGATAACGCCCTTTCTTCTCTCACAACTATATATAATGCTTGTTTTTTAAAGTTCCAAAATGGAAAATTTGGCGCTGCAAACGGTGTTCTTCCCGATGGTTCACCGGAAAACCCCAACGCTACCCATCCCCTAGAAGTTTGGACAGGTATTAATTTTGGTTTAGCTGCATTTTTGCTACAGATGGGAATGAAAAATGAAGGTTTGCGTATAACTGAAGCGGTGGTTAAACAAGTTTATGAAAACGGTTTACAGTTCCGCACCCCGGAAGCTATTACCGCAGCAGGTACTTTTCGCGCTAGTACATATCTGCGTCCAATGGCTATCTGGGCAGTGTATCTTTGTTTTAAATAA